One genomic window of Desmospora activa DSM 45169 includes the following:
- a CDS encoding elongation factor G — translation MKSINIGIVAHVDAGKTSLTERILFETQVIDAIGRVDHGNTQTDSLELEKKRGITIKSAVVSFTVNGMKVNLIDTPGHADFIAEVERSLSVLDGVILVVSAVEGVQAQTKVLMTVLLKLGIPTIIFVNKIDRMGAQSDSIITQIQEKLTSNVIPLYRVEQIGTKQASLVENRFDWSTDASFLELCIERIADTGQEQLLASYINEEAIREDQVKVALADQVRSAHLYPVYFGSAVTGIGVPELLSGVTEWFPFNQQEAEAPLAGIVFKIEKEDSGEKIAYIRLFSGRLQVREQVHLQRENQAGKVAARIDKVKKLHTFCNGKSVIADEVHSGDLAKVWGWRDVQIGDIVGTRSHHIKRVRFAAPHMETRVEVADKKKAYQLYQALHNLADEDPLIEVIKDRLHQDLTIRIFGEVQKEVIAATLKERYDVDVRFSQLRIVCIEKPRSHGHAFEVMGAADNPFYATVGFRIEPGYSDSGVDYRLEVELGSLPLSFHKAIEETVYDTLKQGLYGWEVNDLIVTLTHTGYASPVTTAGDFRKLVPLVLMEALTQAGTDVYEPIHQFEVSVPADMMSKTIYQLTGMKATITESTVHKNTCLIKGTLPVAAAEKFRRSLHSFTQGEGVMVVEPGGYTKIDGNVPTRARTDYNPLNRSEYLLHIFRDY, via the coding sequence ATGAAAAGTATCAACATTGGGATTGTGGCACACGTAGACGCTGGAAAGACAAGCCTGACTGAGCGCATTTTGTTTGAGACCCAAGTGATCGATGCGATTGGGCGGGTCGACCACGGCAATACCCAGACCGATTCGCTGGAGTTAGAGAAAAAAAGGGGCATCACCATTAAGTCAGCGGTTGTGTCGTTTACCGTCAACGGAATGAAGGTCAATTTGATCGATACCCCTGGGCATGCTGATTTTATCGCCGAAGTGGAGCGTTCGCTCTCTGTCCTGGACGGCGTTATCCTAGTTGTTTCCGCTGTAGAAGGGGTGCAGGCGCAAACCAAAGTATTGATGACGGTCTTGCTGAAGTTAGGCATACCCACAATCATATTTGTCAACAAGATCGATCGCATGGGGGCTCAATCCGATTCGATCATTACCCAAATTCAGGAAAAGCTCACTTCCAACGTCATTCCCCTCTATCGAGTGGAACAGATCGGCACCAAACAGGCTTCTCTAGTGGAAAATCGCTTTGATTGGTCGACCGATGCTTCTTTTTTGGAGCTGTGCATTGAACGGATTGCGGATACGGGCCAGGAACAATTATTGGCGTCCTATATCAACGAGGAAGCGATCAGGGAAGATCAGGTTAAAGTAGCGTTAGCGGATCAGGTGAGGAGTGCCCATCTCTATCCCGTTTATTTTGGCTCCGCTGTCACTGGAATCGGGGTGCCAGAATTGTTATCCGGCGTGACGGAATGGTTTCCGTTCAATCAACAGGAAGCAGAAGCCCCTTTAGCAGGAATCGTCTTTAAGATTGAGAAAGAAGATTCAGGCGAAAAAATCGCTTATATCCGACTGTTTTCCGGCCGCCTACAAGTGAGAGAACAAGTCCACCTCCAACGTGAAAACCAAGCGGGGAAGGTGGCGGCACGCATCGATAAGGTGAAAAAGCTCCATACCTTTTGCAATGGAAAATCGGTCATCGCCGATGAGGTACACTCTGGTGATCTGGCAAAAGTGTGGGGATGGCGGGATGTACAGATCGGGGATATCGTCGGTACACGCTCTCACCACATCAAGCGCGTCCGCTTTGCGGCTCCGCATATGGAAACACGCGTAGAAGTAGCGGACAAAAAGAAGGCATATCAGCTGTATCAAGCGCTTCATAATCTTGCCGATGAAGACCCCTTAATCGAAGTGATAAAAGATCGGTTGCACCAAGATCTCACTATTCGCATTTTTGGTGAAGTGCAAAAAGAAGTAATCGCCGCAACACTGAAGGAACGCTACGATGTCGATGTCCGCTTTTCACAATTGAGAATCGTCTGTATCGAAAAACCGCGCAGCCATGGCCATGCCTTTGAGGTGATGGGAGCGGCGGATAATCCGTTTTATGCCACCGTCGGTTTTCGCATCGAACCCGGCTATTCCGACAGCGGGGTGGACTACCGCTTGGAAGTAGAGCTAGGCTCACTTCCGTTGTCTTTTCACAAAGCAATTGAAGAGACGGTGTATGATACCTTAAAGCAAGGGCTGTACGGCTGGGAAGTGAACGACCTCATCGTCACCCTGACCCATACCGGCTATGCAAGCCCGGTCACGACAGCGGGTGATTTTAGAAAGCTGGTTCCGTTAGTGTTGATGGAGGCGTTGACGCAAGCGGGTACTGATGTTTATGAGCCGATTCATCAATTTGAAGTGTCAGTTCCCGCCGATATGATGAGCAAAACCATCTATCAATTAACCGGTATGAAGGCTACGATCACCGAATCGACCGTACACAAAAACACCTGCCTGATCAAAGGTACTCTCCCCGTGGCAGCGGCAGAAAAATTTAGAAGAAGCCTGCACTCGTTTACCCAAGGCGAAGGGGTGATGGTGGTTGAGCCCGGTGGTTATACCAAAATCGACGGCAATGTACCGACAAGGGCACGAACCGACTATAATCCACTCAATCGCAGCGAATACCTGCTCCATATTTTTCGTGATTATTGA
- a CDS encoding LysR family transcriptional regulator, whose translation MELRQLRYFVEAARLSNFTRAAERLRVAQPALSQQIGNLERELGVALFDRSRRGVKLTEVGEAFLIGAERTLTEAQRAEDEAKGFVGLPRGKVTVGALGSLVQAKLPQMLVAFRQAYPEVEVSIWEETTFLLFGALQTGDLDLAIIHVLDGAFPRQVAGLKPPPGVVVTPLYEDELVLVVAENHPLAKREKVSFRELQEQPFVCFREGSGIRAILLAACAEEGFQPHIPYESTTPRSLVAAGLGVAVLSRSMVKLPGPPVAVVSLEPPLSRSVAIFRIKGRYLSPAAETFLRYAENYLTSKQLG comes from the coding sequence ATGGAGTTAAGACAACTTCGATACTTTGTAGAGGCAGCCCGATTGTCCAATTTTACGCGGGCGGCGGAGCGGCTCCGGGTAGCCCAGCCGGCCTTGTCGCAGCAGATTGGAAACTTAGAGAGGGAGCTGGGGGTTGCTCTGTTTGACCGCTCCCGTCGCGGGGTGAAGCTTACTGAGGTGGGAGAAGCTTTTTTAATCGGGGCCGAGAGGACCCTCACCGAAGCGCAAAGAGCGGAAGACGAGGCAAAAGGATTTGTGGGACTGCCACGCGGGAAGGTTACTGTCGGCGCACTGGGATCGTTGGTGCAAGCCAAGCTCCCGCAAATGTTGGTAGCATTCAGGCAAGCATACCCGGAAGTGGAAGTATCGATCTGGGAAGAGACCACATTTCTGTTGTTTGGTGCATTACAGACCGGTGATCTGGATTTGGCAATTATACATGTTTTAGATGGAGCATTCCCCCGTCAAGTCGCTGGCCTAAAGCCACCACCAGGCGTTGTGGTCACACCTTTGTATGAGGATGAGCTGGTATTGGTGGTTGCAGAAAATCATCCATTGGCAAAGAGGGAAAAAGTTTCATTCAGGGAATTGCAGGAGCAACCTTTCGTCTGCTTTCGGGAAGGCTCAGGAATTCGGGCGATTTTGCTGGCGGCGTGCGCCGAGGAAGGATTCCAACCCCATATCCCCTATGAAAGCACGACACCACGATCATTGGTAGCTGCAGGGCTGGGGGTTGCTGTGCTTTCACGTTCCATGGTTAAGCTACCCGGTCCGCCCGTTGCAGTCGTATCGTTGGAGCCACCCCTTTCGCGATCCGTTGCCATTTTTCGTATCAAGGGACGTTATCTTTCACCTGCAGCGGAGACATTTCTGCGTTATGCGGAAAATTACCTCACGTCCAAGCAACTTGGTTAG
- a CDS encoding suppressor of fused domain protein, with translation MLENQPFPGLFEHLEQRLGSVQKVESARSDQGNRGYDLAFYRVDEPPITTVVTNGLRFQSITSMLPEELVCSLRSDQLHIAHYLVDSIASLIIRNKQGMEYGSIFDNRQPIIEETEITAVIAHTSPLFDEALNLFPDSNTPTLQIISLVPITAFEVDFVQKEGADMLFEVFHLNRTNILDVRRHSAV, from the coding sequence GTGTTGGAGAACCAGCCGTTCCCAGGGCTTTTCGAACACCTTGAACAACGCCTTGGCTCCGTTCAGAAAGTGGAATCTGCGAGGTCGGACCAAGGAAATCGTGGCTACGATCTGGCTTTCTATCGGGTAGATGAACCACCTATCACCACAGTTGTAACGAATGGACTGCGGTTTCAGTCCATCACCTCGATGCTTCCTGAAGAACTCGTCTGCTCCCTTCGCTCCGATCAGCTACACATCGCACATTACCTCGTTGACTCCATCGCTTCGTTGATCATCCGAAACAAGCAGGGTATGGAGTATGGCTCGATATTTGACAACAGACAACCCATTATCGAGGAAACCGAGATTACTGCCGTGATCGCACATACCAGCCCGCTGTTCGACGAGGCTCTCAACCTTTTTCCAGACAGCAACACCCCTACCCTACAGATTATCTCCCTGGTACCAATCACCGCCTTTGAGGTCGACTTTGTCCAAAAAGAAGGTGCAGACATGCTTTTCGAGGTTTTCCACCTCAATCGAACGAATATTCTTGACGTCCGCCGCCACTCTGCCGTCTAG
- a CDS encoding alpha/beta fold hydrolase — MDIEVENGVRIFVHDLNPDEGSRPVLFIHGWPVNHKMFEYQFNVLPHYGYRCLGLDVRGFGRSDKPWHGYSYDRLADDLYMVLETMALQDVTLIGFSIGGAIAIRYMARHHGRRIARLALVSAAAPVFTKRPDYPYGLPVDQVNTLIRQTYKDRPQMLADFGRMFFNRSSSCPFSDWFHTLGLEASSHATIAAATSLRNEDLRADLPWIRVPTAIFHGLHDQIVPFPSAQALQRGIAGSCLYPFSNSGHGVIIDEMDSFNAALLGFLS, encoded by the coding sequence ATGGATATTGAAGTCGAAAATGGAGTCCGCATTTTTGTGCATGACCTTAACCCGGACGAAGGAAGTCGTCCGGTATTGTTTATTCACGGCTGGCCCGTCAATCACAAAATGTTTGAATACCAGTTCAATGTGTTGCCTCACTATGGATACCGCTGCCTCGGCCTGGATGTTCGTGGCTTCGGCCGCTCCGATAAACCCTGGCACGGCTATTCGTATGACCGACTGGCCGATGATTTATATATGGTCCTGGAAACGATGGCGTTACAAGATGTCACGTTAATCGGTTTTTCTATCGGTGGGGCGATCGCCATCCGCTACATGGCTCGTCACCATGGACGCCGAATCGCACGACTTGCATTGGTGTCAGCAGCAGCCCCCGTTTTTACAAAACGACCCGATTATCCGTACGGGCTACCGGTGGATCAGGTAAACACCTTGATCCGTCAAACCTACAAAGATCGCCCGCAAATGCTGGCAGATTTCGGCCGAATGTTTTTTAATCGAAGTAGCAGCTGCCCGTTCTCGGACTGGTTTCACACTCTTGGACTGGAAGCGTCCTCCCATGCTACCATAGCGGCCGCAACATCACTCAGGAATGAGGATTTACGGGCTGATCTTCCATGGATTCGGGTACCGACCGCTATTTTTCACGGACTTCATGATCAGATCGTTCCTTTTCCATCTGCCCAGGCATTGCAACGGGGAATCGCCGGATCATGCCTTTATCCCTTCAGCAACAGCGGCCACGGTGTGATCATTGATGAAATGGACTCGTTTAACGCCGCTTTACTCGGGTTTCTTTCGTAG
- a CDS encoding YunG family protein: MGIHTKRLQQVLAHSWSIQTSTKYTTDNPARGQCGVTALVVHDILGGEILKTPLPEGWHFYNKIEGRRMDFSASQFTEMIDYQDIPSDRTEAFADTNKEQYRSLRKGVFMQMDEAD; the protein is encoded by the coding sequence GTGGGAATACACACAAAGCGATTGCAGCAGGTACTGGCTCACAGTTGGTCCATTCAAACGAGCACCAAGTATACTACCGACAATCCGGCACGGGGACAATGTGGCGTGACAGCGCTTGTCGTCCACGATATTTTGGGTGGGGAAATTTTAAAAACACCGTTGCCTGAAGGGTGGCATTTTTACAATAAGATTGAAGGAAGACGGATGGATTTTAGTGCATCCCAGTTTACGGAAATGATCGATTATCAGGATATCCCCTCCGATCGTACAGAGGCGTTTGCCGATACAAACAAGGAGCAATACCGTTCTCTACGGAAAGGGGTATTCATGCAAATGGATGAGGCTGATTAA
- a CDS encoding ChaB family protein gives MDVEELPLHDTIAAHLTERAREIYTSSFHMVWVHTQGERLERQQIAHQVAWDRLKQEYIRSHRGLKQIDPEVFALKKK, from the coding sequence ATGGATGTGGAAGAGTTACCGCTACACGATACCATTGCGGCACATCTGACTGAACGGGCCAGGGAAATTTATACGTCATCTTTTCATATGGTCTGGGTTCATACCCAGGGGGAACGATTGGAACGGCAACAAATCGCGCACCAAGTGGCTTGGGATCGCTTAAAGCAGGAGTATATCCGATCCCATCGAGGCTTGAAGCAGATCGATCCGGAAGTGTTTGCGTTAAAAAAGAAATGA
- a CDS encoding glucose 1-dehydrogenase, protein MHCSINGGNKVEAQPKRIAVTGGGQGIGRCLVESFAEQGDRVYFLEVDREAGEECVTELAERKTAFFTQGDISQPQDVKGWMATIGEKEGALDLLVNNVGIMVNRPLEELTWEEWNRVLQVNLGGAFLAAQAAAPLLRKGGGGCIIQIASTRALMSEPHTESYAASKGGILALTHALAVSLGPDIRVNAISPGWIDVTSWQKRSNRQLSKLSREDHRQHPAGRVGRPEDIMKAVRFLASAEADFITGTNLVVDGGMTVKMIYEE, encoded by the coding sequence ATGCATTGCTCGATAAACGGAGGGAACAAAGTGGAAGCACAACCGAAACGAATTGCCGTCACTGGTGGAGGGCAGGGGATTGGACGCTGTCTGGTAGAATCTTTTGCTGAGCAGGGGGATCGCGTCTATTTTCTGGAGGTGGACCGGGAAGCAGGGGAGGAATGTGTGACGGAGTTAGCTGAGCGCAAAACAGCTTTCTTTACTCAAGGGGATATATCTCAGCCGCAGGATGTTAAAGGGTGGATGGCTACCATAGGGGAAAAAGAAGGGGCGTTGGATCTGTTGGTCAATAACGTCGGCATCATGGTGAATCGCCCCTTGGAGGAGTTGACGTGGGAGGAGTGGAACCGCGTCTTACAAGTGAATCTGGGGGGAGCATTTCTAGCTGCACAAGCAGCGGCACCTCTACTGCGCAAAGGGGGTGGAGGCTGCATCATCCAAATCGCTTCCACCCGTGCCTTGATGTCGGAGCCACACACGGAATCGTATGCCGCCTCCAAAGGGGGTATCCTGGCCTTAACCCATGCCTTGGCCGTCTCTCTCGGACCGGACATCCGTGTCAATGCCATCAGTCCAGGCTGGATCGATGTTACATCGTGGCAGAAACGATCCAATCGTCAGTTGAGTAAACTCTCCCGGGAAGATCACCGGCAGCACCCTGCTGGCCGGGTCGGTCGACCGGAGGATATTATGAAGGCGGTCCGTTTTTTAGCATCGGCGGAAGCGGATTTTATTACCGGAACCAACCTAGTGGTGGACGGGGGGATGACGGTAAAGATGATATATGAAGAGTAG
- a CDS encoding acyltransferase family protein — MSVNGNKGVIQEIYLLRMVACLSVVWIHAISITYGQYPLSDRGVLAVQTFQIIFMYATPLFVCISELLLAHAYPDQAPKSFWIKRVKYLLIPFFTMAFVYALIQHPTDPLSLWNRFSDMVLLGKWHGYFIIIIFQFYLLHLFFIRWVKNRWMVPILLVSFFINVLYLENPPTSMPFGMASYIPFPGWIFYFTASYYIGRNLAAFRRGVERYQAWIFAGVILAMGIVVYLKGSGMIFSTSSKRPDVMIYTCLVFCLLFWIGMKLRQIPHWIVWISQFSFGIYLLHPLVQHRMIKPWLPLDLPMSLYAVILFTAGILLPIALTWLLNQMPLGSYLVGKLQKGKPTVDSTSHSSERGWSSA; from the coding sequence ATGAGCGTTAACGGGAATAAAGGAGTTATTCAGGAAATCTATTTGCTGCGAATGGTGGCATGCCTCAGTGTTGTTTGGATTCATGCCATCTCAATCACCTATGGACAATACCCTTTGTCAGACCGTGGGGTTTTGGCGGTACAAACGTTTCAGATCATCTTTATGTACGCAACACCGCTCTTTGTCTGTATCTCGGAGCTGTTGCTGGCTCATGCTTATCCGGATCAGGCGCCCAAATCGTTTTGGATCAAGCGGGTCAAGTATCTTTTGATCCCTTTTTTTACAATGGCATTTGTATATGCGCTTATTCAACATCCGACTGATCCGCTCTCGCTGTGGAACCGGTTTTCGGATATGGTGTTGTTGGGTAAATGGCATGGTTACTTCATTATAATCATCTTTCAGTTTTATCTATTGCATCTATTCTTTATCCGCTGGGTAAAAAACCGGTGGATGGTGCCGATCTTGTTGGTGTCGTTTTTTATCAATGTTCTTTATCTGGAAAATCCACCTACTTCCATGCCTTTTGGAATGGCTTCTTATATTCCGTTTCCAGGTTGGATTTTTTATTTTACCGCTTCTTACTATATCGGTCGCAATCTGGCGGCGTTTCGACGGGGAGTGGAGCGTTATCAAGCGTGGATATTTGCCGGTGTGATCCTCGCCATGGGCATCGTTGTCTATTTGAAGGGTTCGGGGATGATTTTTTCCACTTCCTCAAAACGTCCCGATGTGATGATCTATACATGCTTGGTGTTCTGTCTTCTGTTTTGGATCGGTATGAAACTGCGTCAGATTCCGCACTGGATCGTATGGATCAGTCAGTTTTCCTTTGGGATCTATCTGTTGCATCCTTTGGTTCAACACCGTATGATCAAGCCTTGGTTGCCGCTTGATTTACCGATGTCCCTCTACGCCGTCATCTTATTTACGGCTGGAATATTACTTCCGATCGCCCTCACATGGTTGCTTAATCAAATGCCCTTGGGATCGTATTTGGTGGGCAAGCTGCAAAAAGGAAAGCCAACGGTCGATTCCACTTCACACTCCTCCGAACGGGGATGGAGCAGTGCTTAA
- a CDS encoding M20/M25/M40 family metallo-hydrolase, translating into MKRKSWFFGVLTLAVALIFSQSAYAAPVYTDSVANNVSADRIYDHIDQLTKNPRVTGFPEEHEAADYIADQLEDYGLEVERQTFPVVAFKSNGATLTITAPEERSIEAEPFSYTPATPEEGLTSEIVYAGLGRSQDFSDVDVKGKIALIQRGEITFYEKAKNAADAGAVGTIIYNNVDGELNGTLGEPGSIPTVSLSKNDGETLKGILDSGETVETHLITDVELNPSYSQNVIGTIKAKKGDTRKAKTIVVGAHYDSVQGSPGANDNASGSATLLELAQVLSKEKLHHDVRVIFFGAEEIGLVGSARYVQSLDADQLDNIAAMINLDMVGVGDTIHVLTAAEEDKSFVADLAEDYIQTYGYQYERGTSLSSDHVPFAEAGIPVAFLHYSPDPNYHTPEDSLDKISKQNLYRAGTLTTLLTHNLANDTKLSKPAKTKKQNQSSFHNPEYDQQ; encoded by the coding sequence TTGAAACGAAAGAGTTGGTTTTTCGGGGTACTCACGTTGGCCGTGGCTTTGATCTTTTCCCAATCGGCATATGCTGCACCGGTATATACCGACAGTGTTGCGAACAACGTATCGGCGGATCGTATTTACGACCATATCGACCAATTGACGAAAAACCCGCGTGTCACCGGTTTTCCGGAAGAGCATGAGGCAGCGGATTATATCGCAGACCAACTGGAAGACTACGGTTTGGAAGTAGAACGGCAAACCTTTCCGGTTGTCGCTTTTAAGAGTAACGGCGCCACTTTGACGATCACTGCACCGGAAGAGCGCTCTATCGAAGCAGAACCCTTTTCTTATACCCCGGCAACACCGGAAGAGGGATTAACCAGTGAAATCGTTTATGCCGGACTGGGACGCTCGCAGGATTTTTCCGATGTAGATGTCAAAGGGAAAATCGCCCTGATCCAGCGGGGGGAAATCACCTTTTATGAAAAAGCAAAAAACGCCGCTGACGCCGGGGCCGTTGGTACGATCATCTACAATAATGTGGACGGTGAGCTAAACGGCACCTTGGGCGAGCCCGGTTCCATTCCCACGGTATCTTTGAGTAAAAACGACGGTGAAACATTAAAAGGAATACTCGATTCCGGGGAAACGGTTGAAACACATCTGATAACCGATGTGGAACTCAACCCCAGCTACTCCCAAAATGTGATCGGCACGATCAAAGCGAAAAAAGGGGATACCCGTAAAGCAAAAACGATCGTGGTAGGCGCTCACTATGACAGCGTTCAAGGTTCTCCCGGCGCCAATGACAACGCCTCCGGCAGCGCTACTTTGCTGGAACTGGCACAAGTGTTGTCCAAAGAGAAACTGCATCATGATGTGCGCGTCATCTTCTTTGGTGCGGAAGAGATCGGGTTAGTCGGTTCCGCCCGCTATGTACAATCCCTTGATGCAGATCAATTGGACAATATCGCTGCAATGATCAACCTGGACATGGTGGGTGTCGGTGATACGATCCATGTGCTGACCGCCGCTGAAGAAGATAAATCTTTTGTCGCCGATTTGGCGGAAGATTATATACAGACTTACGGTTACCAATATGAACGGGGCACTTCTTTGAGCAGCGATCATGTTCCTTTTGCCGAAGCGGGTATTCCGGTAGCCTTCCTCCACTACTCACCGGATCCCAATTACCATACCCCGGAAGATTCACTAGACAAGATCTCCAAGCAAAATCTTTATCGAGCCGGCACCTTGACCACTTTGCTCACTCACAATCTCGCCAATGACACCAAACTGAGCAAACCGGCGAAAACGAAAAAGCAGAATCAATCCTCTTTCCACAATCCTGAGTATGATCAGCAGTAA
- a CDS encoding helix-turn-helix transcriptional regulator: MRADRLISILLLLQIYQRMTAAELAERLEVSERTIYRDMEALGAAGVPVVAERGKNGGWSLMGGYRTQLTGLREPEVQTLFLSVPPQVLADLGWKEGTEQGAYVKLLAALPAEFRRVGEQVRQRIYVDQPGWHEGREDIPLFSVLQEAIWKERRMRMIYRRGDGTKVERTVDPLGLVVKGRTWYLVAHTDDGFRSYRASRILEATVTPEAFIRPADFDLAAYWKKSQAAFISGLRQYRCRIRIHPNALAHIRRLPYEMKGDSHGWKVVEVRYDCEEDACVHLVALADRVVVEEPASLRKMLIQHAEKILSVYQP, encoded by the coding sequence ATGCGGGCGGATCGATTGATCTCCATCCTATTGTTGTTGCAAATCTATCAACGGATGACGGCGGCCGAGTTGGCGGAGCGGTTGGAAGTGTCGGAGCGCACGATCTACCGTGATATGGAGGCATTGGGGGCGGCGGGGGTGCCGGTGGTGGCCGAGCGCGGGAAAAACGGAGGCTGGAGCTTGATGGGAGGTTATCGCACCCAGTTGACGGGGTTACGCGAACCAGAGGTGCAGACCTTGTTTTTATCGGTACCTCCGCAGGTATTGGCGGATCTGGGGTGGAAAGAAGGGACGGAGCAAGGGGCATATGTCAAATTGTTGGCTGCTCTGCCGGCGGAATTTCGACGGGTGGGAGAGCAGGTGCGGCAACGAATTTATGTGGATCAGCCGGGCTGGCACGAAGGTCGCGAAGATATTCCGTTGTTTTCGGTGTTACAGGAGGCGATTTGGAAAGAGCGACGCATGCGTATGATTTATCGACGCGGGGATGGCACTAAAGTGGAACGGACCGTTGATCCCTTGGGGCTTGTGGTCAAAGGGCGAACGTGGTATTTGGTGGCGCATACCGATGACGGATTCCGTTCTTACCGCGCCTCCCGCATCTTAGAGGCAACCGTGACACCAGAGGCGTTTATCCGTCCCGCCGACTTTGATCTAGCCGCATATTGGAAAAAATCCCAAGCGGCGTTTATCAGTGGATTGCGTCAATATCGCTGCCGCATTCGTATCCATCCTAATGCCTTGGCCCATATTCGTCGCCTCCCTTATGAAATGAAGGGGGATTCTCATGGATGGAAAGTGGTGGAGGTGCGATATGACTGTGAAGAGGATGCTTGTGTCCATCTCGTCGCTCTCGCCGATCGGGTGGTAGTGGAAGAACCGGCTTCCCTTCGGAAAATGCTGATCCAGCATGCGGAAAAGATTTTATCCGTTTATCAACCGTGA
- a CDS encoding isoprenylcysteine carboxyl methyltransferase family protein: protein MSAGIGWILAVLGLQRGLELWVARRHSAWARAQGGVEAGREHYSLLVGVHLLFFVGLAVEVIGFATSPPDWWPLPLALFLLAQALRIWCLVALGPYWNTRIWVIPAHPPVTRGPYRYLRHPNYVVVVIELLTLPLALGAWVTAITVSLLNLWVLMRFRIPTEEAALAEYTDYQETMAGHHRWLPFRSR, encoded by the coding sequence ATGAGTGCGGGAATCGGTTGGATTTTGGCAGTGTTAGGGTTGCAACGGGGATTAGAATTGTGGGTGGCGCGCCGTCATTCGGCTTGGGCTCGTGCTCAGGGAGGCGTGGAAGCGGGGCGAGAACATTACTCGCTGTTGGTGGGGGTTCATCTCTTGTTTTTTGTGGGATTGGCAGTAGAAGTGATAGGGTTTGCGACATCCCCACCGGATTGGTGGCCGCTGCCGCTGGCGCTATTCCTGTTGGCCCAAGCGCTTCGCATCTGGTGTCTGGTCGCTTTGGGCCCTTACTGGAACACACGCATTTGGGTGATTCCCGCTCATCCTCCGGTCACCCGAGGGCCATATCGTTATTTGCGCCATCCCAACTATGTGGTGGTGGTGATTGAATTATTGACCCTGCCCTTAGCCTTGGGGGCGTGGGTGACCGCGATCACGGTGTCGTTGCTCAATCTGTGGGTATTGATGCGCTTTCGCATTCCAACAGAGGAGGCGGCTCTAGCGGAGTATACCGATTACCAGGAGACGATGGCAGGGCATCATCGCTGGCTTCCCTTTCGCAGTCGGTAG